A genomic region of Irregularibacter muris contains the following coding sequences:
- the spoIIP gene encoding stage II sporulation protein P, with amino-acid sequence MKSKIKVILPSILILISILLGSITVYADDWYEDEGYFTIYIEDSKETLFMIARKVEVGDQYLSEDNKLYEVTEIDDKEYIGYAKYKEDVELPEISSIEEQALVSMAQGQERKIGIYHTHSDESYEPSDGTYSIDGKGGIYKVGDALTKGLENNGIKVDHRQNLHLPHDAGAYRRSRPTAQDTLKNGPSAIFDVHRDAIPPEQYAFKLKDKDATKVRMVLGQRNQNIEKNKNLAYKLKAVADEMYPGMIKDIFMGKGNYNQDMAPNTILLEMGAHKNTREAAENTANAFADVIKVAVFGGEETTAPTQEQPRKTVRNDNPAATDNTGSGKGIFIVLAVAAVLGIGFLFISSGGKELRSKFGDTFSSFIGRKKK; translated from the coding sequence ATGAAAAGTAAAATAAAAGTGATCCTTCCCTCAATATTAATTTTAATATCTATTTTATTAGGCTCTATTACAGTTTATGCCGACGACTGGTATGAAGATGAGGGGTACTTTACAATATATATTGAAGATTCAAAGGAAACTCTATTTATGATTGCCCGCAAGGTTGAAGTTGGGGACCAGTATTTAAGCGAAGATAATAAATTATATGAAGTTACAGAGATTGACGATAAAGAGTACATCGGTTATGCGAAGTACAAAGAGGACGTGGAATTACCAGAGATTTCCTCAATAGAAGAGCAAGCATTGGTCTCAATGGCCCAAGGACAAGAAAGAAAAATTGGAATATACCACACCCATAGTGATGAATCCTATGAACCTTCTGATGGAACGTATAGTATCGATGGAAAGGGTGGAATATATAAAGTTGGAGATGCCTTAACAAAGGGATTGGAGAATAATGGAATAAAAGTAGACCATAGACAAAATCTTCATTTACCTCATGATGCTGGCGCCTATAGAAGATCAAGACCTACTGCCCAAGATACTTTGAAAAACGGACCATCGGCAATCTTTGATGTACATCGTGATGCCATTCCCCCTGAGCAATACGCTTTTAAGTTAAAGGATAAAGATGCTACAAAGGTAAGGATGGTTTTAGGACAAAGAAATCAAAATATTGAGAAAAATAAAAATCTAGCCTATAAATTAAAGGCTGTTGCAGATGAAATGTATCCAGGCATGATTAAGGATATATTTATGGGGAAGGGAAATTATAATCAAGATATGGCGCCTAATACAATATTATTAGAAATGGGTGCCCATAAGAATACTAGAGAAGCTGCTGAAAATACAGCCAATGCTTTTGCTGATGTCATTAAAGTAGCAGTATTTGGTGGAGAAGAAACCACGGCACCTACGCAAGAGCAACCAAGGAAGACCGTAAGAAATGATAATCCTGCTGCTACTGATAACACCGGTTCAGGCAAAGGAATCTTTATTGTACTAGCAGTTGCTGCAGTTTTGGGAATTGGTTTTCTATTTATAAGTAGTGGAGGTAAGGAATTACGTTCTAAATTCGGAGACACTTTCTCAAGTTTCATAGGGAGAAAGAAAAAATAA
- a CDS encoding HlyD family efflux transporter periplasmic adaptor subunit: MNKNKKTLLLLLCIVLLIVTTAFVKKIKLKTMEVNITTYEQGIDTAAFILQNENIISFKGANSIQFDVDEGAKISLNTVIGHSGEGNVNTQEALELDIINWKIENEQHKDENILNRDLEKINKELKALQKKIDHSTKKNKRKELMAKKEQLNNKKQIILGAFRYTFTDKKRLIELKDQLEKDDAIAEGNITSEKLGISYPGYVFFQRDGFESILHKDLIGDINEKYFIDILEYADKNTKDKNQYNNNEQVIKFIDDTKMYLIAKVPLNIFEEKEEKLFSLRQDLDSSWKTSGDSSLYSFVEKRKDILHQFPRIKIKYKDKEIWGYLLDINKDDVKDEKVATIKLDTNNHHLVGQRNINVYLYDAEYKGYLLPKSAVITKNKEKGVLKLNKNREKQFTKIAIKKELEDLVVLDPKENADIKLGDSILINP; the protein is encoded by the coding sequence ATGAATAAGAACAAAAAAACCCTATTGCTTTTGCTATGTATAGTGCTATTGATAGTTACTACTGCGTTTGTTAAAAAAATAAAACTAAAGACTATGGAGGTTAATATTACTACCTATGAGCAGGGAATTGATACTGCAGCTTTTATTTTACAAAATGAAAATATCATAAGTTTTAAAGGTGCAAATAGCATTCAATTCGATGTGGATGAGGGGGCTAAAATATCTCTTAATACGGTTATCGGTCATTCAGGGGAAGGGAATGTTAATACCCAAGAGGCCTTAGAATTGGATATTATTAATTGGAAGATAGAGAATGAACAACATAAAGATGAAAATATTTTAAATAGAGATTTAGAAAAAATAAATAAAGAATTAAAAGCCTTACAAAAAAAAATAGACCATTCCACTAAAAAAAATAAAAGAAAAGAATTAATGGCAAAAAAGGAACAACTAAATAATAAAAAACAAATTATTCTGGGGGCATTTAGATATACCTTTACAGATAAGAAAAGATTAATTGAGTTAAAGGACCAATTGGAAAAAGATGATGCTATTGCAGAGGGAAATATTACTTCGGAAAAGCTAGGTATTAGCTATCCAGGATATGTTTTTTTTCAGCGGGATGGATTTGAAAGCATATTACATAAGGATTTAATAGGTGATATCAATGAAAAATATTTTATAGATATTTTAGAATATGCCGATAAAAATACTAAAGACAAAAACCAATACAATAATAATGAACAAGTAATTAAATTTATAGACGATACAAAAATGTATCTTATAGCTAAAGTACCTCTCAACATCTTTGAGGAAAAGGAAGAAAAACTATTTTCTTTGAGGCAAGACCTTGATTCTTCGTGGAAAACAAGTGGTGATAGCAGTTTATATTCTTTTGTTGAAAAGAGGAAAGATATTCTTCATCAGTTTCCTAGAATAAAAATAAAATACAAAGATAAGGAGATTTGGGGGTATCTATTGGATATAAATAAAGATGATGTAAAGGATGAGAAAGTGGCTACCATAAAACTAGATACCAATAATCACCATTTGGTTGGACAAAGAAATATCAATGTTTATTTATATGATGCAGAATATAAGGGTTATCTACTGCCTAAAAGTGCTGTTATTACAAAAAATAAGGAAAAGGGAGTTCTTAAATTAAATAAAAATAGAGAAAAGCAATTTACTAAAATAGCCATAAAAAAAGAATTGGAGGATTTAGTTGTATTAGATCCTAAGGAAAATGCAGATATTAAACTAGGAGACTCAATCTTAATCAATCCATAA
- the spoIVA gene encoding stage IV sporulation protein A yields the protein MGAYNIYQDIAERTQGDIYLGIVGPVRTGKSTFIKRFMELLVLPNIENNYIKERTQDELPQSGSGKTIMTTEPKFVPNEAVEIVLKDNASFKVRLIDCVGYLVKGALGHEENEFPRMVSTPWLKEEVPFEQAAELGTKKVINEHSTIGIVITTDGSITDISRQSYIEAEERVISELKDINKPFVILLNSTNPEHPDTINLKDKLYEKYDVPVIAIDCLNMSLEDVNFILEKTLFEFPVKELTFSLPKWTESLETGHWLQNEIIENVKLSVEKIQKLRDVESIGSNFKESASISSIGIEDINLGEGLTNLQMKLKENLFYEILGEESGYNINGEHQLLALIKELAYAKKEYDKVADALEDVRTLGYGVVTPTVEEMTLEEPEMVKQGNRFGMKLRASAPSLHLIRADVEAEVAPIIGTEKQSEDLVNYLLDQFENDPGKLWETNMFGKSLHELVQEGLQGKLAKMSQESQMKLQQTLTRIINEGNGGLICIIL from the coding sequence GTGGGGGCATATAATATATACCAAGATATTGCAGAGAGGACCCAAGGTGATATTTACTTAGGCATTGTAGGTCCTGTTCGTACTGGTAAATCCACATTTATTAAAAGATTTATGGAATTACTTGTTTTGCCTAATATTGAAAACAACTATATTAAAGAAAGAACACAGGATGAACTTCCTCAAAGTGGATCGGGAAAAACCATTATGACAACAGAACCAAAATTTGTACCTAATGAAGCTGTAGAAATTGTTTTAAAGGATAATGCCTCATTCAAAGTAAGACTAATTGACTGTGTGGGTTATTTAGTAAAAGGAGCTTTAGGCCATGAAGAAAATGAATTTCCAAGAATGGTGTCTACCCCTTGGTTAAAGGAAGAGGTACCCTTTGAACAGGCTGCAGAACTAGGTACAAAAAAGGTGATTAATGAACATTCTACCATAGGGATTGTTATTACTACAGACGGTAGTATTACAGATATTTCAAGACAGAGCTATATAGAAGCAGAAGAAAGGGTGATCAGTGAGTTAAAGGATATCAACAAGCCCTTTGTTATTCTATTAAATTCTACTAATCCAGAACATCCAGATACTATAAATTTAAAGGATAAACTTTATGAAAAATATGATGTTCCAGTTATAGCTATTGATTGTTTAAACATGAGTTTGGAAGATGTAAACTTCATATTGGAAAAAACATTATTTGAATTCCCTGTAAAGGAATTAACCTTTTCTCTTCCTAAATGGACTGAAAGTCTGGAGACTGGGCATTGGTTACAAAATGAAATTATTGAAAATGTAAAATTGTCTGTAGAAAAAATTCAAAAATTAAGAGATGTGGAAAGTATAGGAAGTAATTTTAAAGAAAGTGCAAGTATTTCATCTATTGGTATAGAAGACATAAATTTAGGTGAAGGTCTAACAAACCTACAAATGAAATTGAAGGAAAATTTATTCTATGAAATTCTAGGTGAGGAATCAGGATATAATATCAATGGAGAACATCAGCTTTTAGCATTAATAAAGGAATTAGCCTATGCAAAAAAAGAATATGATAAGGTTGCAGATGCTTTAGAGGATGTCCGTACTTTAGGTTATGGAGTAGTAACACCTACAGTAGAGGAAATGACCTTAGAAGAGCCAGAAATGGTTAAACAAGGAAATCGCTTTGGAATGAAACTAAGGGCAAGTGCACCAAGTTTGCACCTTATACGAGCTGATGTAGAGGCTGAAGTAGCACCAATTATAGGAACTGAAAAACAAAGTGAGGATTTGGTAAATTATCTATTAGACCAATTTGAAAATGATCCAGGCAAGTTATGGGAGACAAATATGTTTGGAAAATCCTTACATGAACTTGTGCAGGAAGGATTACAAGGTAAACTAGCAAAAATGTCCCAAGAATCCCAGATGAAGCTACAACAAACTTTGACCAGAATTATAAATGAAGGTAATGGTGGATTAATTTGTATAATCCTTTAA
- a CDS encoding DUF512 domain-containing protein: MDNILIKEVKTNSIAEEAGIEPGDILISINGYPAHDIIEYKYLITDEELLLEIKKDNGEYWDIEIEKDYDEDLGLIFESAIIDKARGCHNKCIFCFIDQLPTGLRKTLYFKDDDTRLSFLQGNYVTLTNITDEEIERIIKYRIHPINISVHTSNPDLRKRMLNNKRADRIMEIISKFADAQLTMNTQIVLCPEINDGAELERTLKDLSQYHPWIKSITIVPVGISKHRQYLYPLREFTKEEAIYVINQISDFQEKMLKTYDTRFVFPGDEFFIKAGIDFPDFNYYEGFGQLENGVGMVTLFAQQFNHSINERNDQPLEKRFSIVTGQLIFPYMKELIQKISQKWNQIQINVFPIENQFFGEKITVSGLITGQDIVEQLKDKQLGEFVLMPQSMLKAEENIFLDDYTLDRVAQELKVPVYPIEVNGEELIKKVFE, encoded by the coding sequence ATGGATAATATTTTAATAAAAGAAGTAAAAACCAATAGTATTGCAGAGGAAGCCGGTATAGAGCCAGGAGATATATTAATCAGCATAAACGGTTATCCAGCGCACGATATTATTGAATATAAATATCTTATAACAGATGAAGAATTGTTGTTAGAAATTAAAAAAGACAATGGAGAATACTGGGATATAGAAATAGAAAAAGATTATGATGAAGACTTAGGATTAATTTTTGAAAGTGCTATCATAGATAAAGCTAGAGGATGTCATAATAAATGTATTTTTTGTTTCATTGATCAACTGCCAACTGGTTTAAGGAAAACTCTTTACTTTAAAGATGATGATACCAGATTATCATTTTTACAGGGAAACTATGTTACCCTAACCAATATAACAGATGAGGAAATTGAAAGAATAATAAAGTATAGAATTCATCCTATCAATATTTCAGTACATACCTCCAACCCTGATTTAAGAAAAAGAATGCTAAACAATAAAAGAGCAGATAGAATTATGGAGATTATATCAAAATTTGCAGATGCCCAATTGACGATGAATACACAAATTGTTTTATGCCCAGAAATAAATGATGGGGCAGAGTTGGAACGAACTCTAAAGGATCTATCCCAATACCATCCATGGATAAAATCTATTACCATTGTACCTGTGGGCATTTCAAAACACAGACAGTATCTTTATCCTTTGAGGGAATTTACCAAAGAAGAAGCAATTTATGTTATAAATCAAATTTCAGATTTTCAGGAGAAAATGCTAAAAACCTATGATACTCGATTTGTTTTTCCAGGAGATGAGTTTTTTATAAAGGCTGGAATTGATTTTCCTGACTTTAATTATTATGAGGGATTTGGTCAATTGGAAAATGGCGTGGGCATGGTAACTCTTTTTGCTCAACAGTTTAATCATTCCATAAATGAAAGAAATGATCAGCCTTTAGAAAAAAGATTCTCCATTGTCACTGGGCAATTAATTTTTCCCTATATGAAGGAGTTAATCCAAAAGATATCCCAAAAATGGAATCAAATACAAATTAATGTATTCCCTATAGAAAATCAATTCTTTGGAGAAAAAATAACAGTAAGTGGATTAATAACCGGACAAGATATTGTTGAACAGTTAAAGGACAAGCAATTAGGAGAATTTGTATTAATGCCTCAATCTATGCTGAAAGCAGAGGAAAATATATTTTTAGATGATTATACTCTTGATAGAGTGGCACAGGAACTAAAAGTACCAGTTTATCCTATAGAAGTAAATGGTGAGGAGTTAATCAAAAAGGTTTTTGAATAA
- a CDS encoding DUF3189 family protein, producing the protein MKIIYYCYGGAHSSVLSAAIHVGMLPTYRIPRKEEFFSIPNFDITTNDEIGTPLYMGMDIWYNEVYCMGLGPLKEKALSSILFLEKHREEFLCEQAIFIYALPIVDVGVRIGGFLSRGLGITFLGRTIIIQGLQRRYFEFVKLVNRVISHNILKDSKEVPRNLS; encoded by the coding sequence ATGAAAATCATCTATTATTGTTATGGAGGGGCCCATTCTTCAGTGCTTTCAGCGGCAATTCATGTTGGAATGTTGCCTACTTACAGAATACCCCGAAAAGAAGAGTTTTTTTCCATTCCTAATTTTGATATTACAACCAATGATGAGATTGGAACCCCATTATATATGGGGATGGATATCTGGTATAATGAGGTATATTGTATGGGTCTGGGTCCTCTGAAAGAAAAGGCTCTATCTTCCATATTATTTCTTGAAAAACATAGAGAGGAATTTTTATGTGAGCAGGCAATTTTTATCTATGCCCTTCCCATAGTAGATGTGGGAGTAAGAATAGGAGGTTTTTTATCTAGGGGATTAGGAATAACATTTTTGGGAAGAACAATAATTATTCAGGGGTTGCAAAGAAGATATTTTGAATTTGTTAAGTTAGTTAATAGGGTAATATCCCATAATATTTTAAAAGATTCTAAAGAAGTTCCTCGTAACCTTTCTTGA
- the der gene encoding ribosome biogenesis GTPase Der, translated as MSKPIVAIVGRPNVGKSTFFNKIAGKRISIVEDTPGVTRDRIYAEAEWIGNTFTLIDTGGIEPFTKDIILHQMRAQAEIAIETADVIVFMVDGREGITAADYEVANMLRKANRPTLVVVNKIEGKSLENNAFEFYNLGLGEPITISAQQALGLGDLLDEIVALFPKDKKGIEEEDKMKIAVIGKPNAGKSTLINKLLGENRVIVSNIPGTTRDAIDTPFSYNGEDYILIDTAGVRRKSKIVENVEKYSVIRSFTGIERSDVCLILIDAEEGVTEQDTKIAGYAHEEGRASIIIVNKWDIIEKDTKSMDAYRKDIRNKLSFMAYAPILFISAKTGQRVNKIMELVNYVSNQHSMRIATGMLNETIGEAVLMNQPPSNKGRRLNILYCTQASVKPPTFILFVNDPDLMHFSYERYIENQIRSAFGFEGTPIRFIVRQRNE; from the coding sequence ATGTCAAAACCCATCGTTGCAATTGTAGGAAGACCTAATGTAGGTAAATCTACTTTTTTTAATAAAATTGCAGGCAAGAGAATTTCCATTGTAGAAGATACCCCTGGAGTAACTAGGGATCGAATATATGCCGAGGCTGAATGGATTGGGAACACTTTTACCTTGATTGATACAGGAGGGATAGAACCCTTTACAAAGGATATCATTTTGCATCAAATGAGAGCTCAAGCAGAGATTGCTATTGAAACAGCAGATGTTATTGTATTCATGGTTGATGGTAGAGAAGGGATTACAGCAGCTGATTATGAGGTTGCAAATATGTTAAGAAAGGCAAATCGACCCACATTAGTTGTGGTCAATAAAATTGAGGGAAAATCCCTTGAAAATAATGCCTTTGAATTCTATAATTTAGGACTGGGAGAGCCCATTACAATATCTGCCCAACAAGCATTGGGGCTTGGAGATCTATTAGATGAGATTGTTGCACTTTTTCCTAAGGATAAAAAGGGGATTGAGGAAGAAGATAAAATGAAAATCGCCGTAATTGGGAAACCAAATGCAGGGAAATCAACCCTTATTAACAAATTACTAGGGGAAAATCGGGTGATTGTTAGTAATATTCCCGGTACTACTCGAGATGCTATAGATACTCCTTTTTCTTACAATGGAGAGGATTATATCTTAATCGATACAGCGGGGGTAAGGCGAAAAAGTAAGATTGTTGAAAATGTTGAAAAATATAGTGTAATCCGTTCCTTCACTGGCATAGAGCGCTCTGATGTATGCTTGATTCTTATTGATGCTGAAGAGGGGGTTACGGAACAGGATACGAAAATAGCTGGCTATGCCCATGAGGAGGGAAGGGCTTCTATTATTATTGTAAATAAATGGGACATCATTGAAAAAGATACAAAATCAATGGATGCATATCGTAAGGACATTAGGAATAAATTATCCTTTATGGCCTATGCTCCTATTCTCTTTATTTCAGCGAAAACAGGACAAAGAGTAAATAAAATTATGGAATTGGTAAACTATGTATCCAATCAACATTCTATGAGAATCGCTACGGGGATGTTAAATGAGACGATAGGAGAAGCTGTTTTAATGAATCAACCTCCATCCAATAAGGGTAGAAGATTAAATATTTTATACTGTACACAGGCAAGTGTAAAGCCACCTACCTTTATTCTTTTTGTAAATGATCCTGATTTAATGCATTTTTCTTATGAACGTTATATTGAAAATCAAATCAGGAGTGCTTTTGGATTTGAGGGAACACCTATACGATTTATTGTTAGACAACGTAATGAATAG
- a CDS encoding SoxR reducing system RseC family protein, whose translation MRETGYVVSVQKEMAKVQIQRHAACGDCGACQIGQEKMTMEALVENLISAKIGDRVEIETETVNILKASFIIYAFPLISFIVGTVLGYQIAISMGYDHPANFIAFGSGILFTILSYLVVKFNEKRFVKDKAYRPTILRIIEN comes from the coding sequence GTGAGAGAAACGGGATATGTTGTCAGTGTGCAAAAGGAAATGGCCAAGGTTCAAATACAAAGGCATGCAGCCTGTGGAGATTGTGGAGCCTGCCAAATTGGACAGGAAAAAATGACCATGGAAGCCCTAGTGGAGAATTTAATTTCTGCTAAAATAGGAGATCGAGTAGAAATTGAAACAGAAACAGTAAATATTCTAAAAGCTTCTTTCATTATTTATGCCTTTCCGCTGATATCATTTATTGTAGGCACGGTATTAGGATATCAAATTGCAATCTCTATGGGGTATGACCACCCAGCTAATTTTATTGCTTTTGGAAGCGGTATTTTATTTACAATTCTGTCCTATCTAGTTGTTAAATTCAATGAAAAAAGATTTGTAAAAGATAAAGCATACCGACCAACGATATTAAGGATTATAGAAAATTAA
- a CDS encoding DUF1614 domain-containing protein has product MPLGVLLLSILTILILFGFAHTVLDRMRLNDKTAVFFFIAMIIGTFIPNIPLGSKIGINLGGAVVPMVLVVYLFVKAGTGKEKFRAVLASIISAAIVFFLSRYFTGEEYSSIFSDPFLIYGIVGGLVAYIIGRSRRSAFIAGIMGIVLADIAQVIANIVNGVPGRINIGGAGVVDSVVISGIIAVLLAEFIGEAREKMGGGTDKKHMHFDHGEFASTLGENKVEDNDKSKNDFNEGGNKDEK; this is encoded by the coding sequence ATGCCTTTAGGAGTCCTTTTATTAAGTATTTTGACCATACTTATTTTGTTTGGATTTGCCCATACTGTTTTAGACAGAATGCGTTTAAATGATAAAACAGCAGTGTTTTTTTTCATAGCCATGATTATAGGAACATTTATTCCCAATATACCTCTGGGAAGTAAAATAGGGATTAACCTAGGTGGAGCAGTAGTTCCTATGGTTTTAGTGGTATATTTATTTGTTAAGGCAGGTACCGGAAAAGAGAAATTTAGAGCAGTTTTAGCTTCCATTATTTCCGCTGCCATTGTCTTTTTCTTAAGTAGATACTTTACAGGAGAGGAATATTCCTCAATCTTTAGCGATCCCTTTTTAATCTATGGTATAGTTGGTGGACTAGTCGCTTATATTATTGGGCGATCTAGAAGATCAGCCTTCATTGCCGGAATTATGGGTATAGTGCTGGCAGATATCGCTCAAGTAATAGCCAATATTGTTAATGGAGTGCCAGGAAGAATAAATATTGGGGGAGCAGGTGTAGTTGATTCAGTGGTTATATCAGGAATAATAGCCGTTCTTCTTGCAGAATTCATTGGAGAAGCAAGGGAAAAAATGGGTGGAGGAACCGATAAGAAGCATATGCATTTTGATCATGGAGAGTTTGCAAGTACTTTAGGAGAAAATAAAGTAGAGGACAATGATAAAAGCAAAAATGATTTTAATGAGGGAGGTAATAAGGATGAAAAGTAA
- a CDS encoding NAD(P)H-dependent glycerol-3-phosphate dehydrogenase, giving the protein MKETISIIGAGSWGTALGILLAKNGHNIYLWHRDEQLVHEMHDKRENSRYLPGIKFPENIAVCEQLQYCIEHSNIIVLAVASHGIREICKKISPFLTETHILVNVAKGIEKDTLLRMSEVIAQEIPNNDLITLSGPSHAEEVARDIPTTVVVAGVNRKKTEYIQELFMSTTFRVYTNPDVIGVELGGALKNVIALGAGISDGLGYGDNTKSALMTRGIVEISRLGIAMGANMSTFAGLSGIGDLIVTCTSMHSRNRRAGIQLGQGNSLEEVLNNIGMVVEGVKTTRAAYNLSQKLGIEMPITSEIHDVLYNNGNVKDSVMKLMLRNKTHEVEEVAHNTSW; this is encoded by the coding sequence ATGAAGGAAACAATAAGTATAATTGGTGCGGGCAGCTGGGGGACAGCTCTCGGTATTCTTTTAGCTAAAAATGGTCATAATATTTATCTATGGCATAGAGACGAACAACTTGTTCATGAAATGCATGACAAAAGGGAGAATAGCAGATATTTACCAGGCATAAAGTTTCCTGAGAATATTGCTGTTTGTGAGCAATTACAATATTGTATAGAACATTCTAATATTATCGTACTTGCAGTGGCCTCCCATGGAATACGAGAAATTTGCAAAAAAATATCTCCTTTTCTTACAGAAACACATATTTTAGTTAATGTTGCCAAAGGTATTGAAAAGGATACCCTTCTTAGAATGTCTGAAGTAATAGCACAGGAAATCCCTAATAATGATTTAATTACGCTGTCGGGTCCCAGTCATGCGGAGGAGGTGGCCAGGGATATTCCAACAACGGTGGTGGTGGCAGGAGTAAATCGTAAAAAAACAGAATACATACAAGAACTTTTTATGTCCACTACCTTTAGAGTATATACCAACCCCGATGTGATAGGAGTAGAATTGGGAGGAGCTTTAAAAAATGTCATCGCTTTAGGAGCTGGTATTTCAGATGGTTTAGGTTATGGAGATAATACAAAATCAGCTTTGATGACTAGAGGAATTGTTGAAATCAGTAGGTTGGGTATAGCTATGGGAGCCAATATGTCAACTTTTGCCGGGTTATCAGGGATAGGAGATCTAATTGTTACTTGCACGAGTATGCATAGCCGCAATAGAAGAGCAGGAATACAGCTAGGTCAGGGGAATAGTCTTGAGGAAGTATTAAATAACATTGGAATGGTAGTAGAGGGAGTGAAAACCACCCGTGCAGCATATAATTTATCCCAAAAGTTGGGGATTGAAATGCCTATTACTTCTGAAATTCATGATGTACTCTATAACAATGGTAATGTGAAGGATTCAGTAATGAAACTAATGTTAAGAAATAAAACCCATGAGGTGGAAGAAGTAGCTCATAACACATCTTGGTAA